In Anseongella ginsenosidimutans, one genomic interval encodes:
- a CDS encoding SusC/RagA family TonB-linked outer membrane protein gives MEKQRCLTLAAFMVFMQVSTGGYGREITLNWENTLIRESKAASHPGERFQETDVSGNVTNVLGEPLPGVNVLVKGTETGVSTDQEGRFLLEDIPEDAILVFSFLGYKTREIAVAGQKEIKLTLEEDLQSLEEVVVVGYGTQKKATLTGSVASINNEEITTTKNENVQNMLTGKIPGVRVVQRTAEPGSFNNAFDIRGMGTPLIVIDGVPRTMADFQRLNADDIDNISVLKDASAAIYGVRSANGVVLITTKQGGNRKSTLSYDGDFVWQFPSGLPETVDIFQYMTLRNEQAMHNINGGSPVFSDEEFEAYRSGEKQSTDWYPLVFANFAPQTTHNLSASGGNEDIQYYVGAGYMNQGSFFQSDDLNYTRYNLRSNITAKIAKRFTLEGGINLITETQNRPYQDSWWIIRGFWRQGPQIPAYANNDPSRLYHGLIEGDNPLSFMDKDVVGYRKFTNSWIQPTLGLRYDIPGVEGLYVRSLFSYDYSMDNRSYFQQEYEQYRYDETTDTYTTFTRQSPNRIAREAYFRSQLLSQTSLNYSGTFDQHEISGLLVWEAQKRKGDNLIAQRDLGLPLPYLFAGVPLGQVARMNTGENDLYEDANMGLAGRINYSWAGKYLAEFLFRYDGSSKFANTYQWGFFPGASVGWRISEESFIKDAAGLAFIDQLKVRASYGLTGDDGASTYQWIAGYNYPSSSSSRNFTGGYVFDGNFIASANSTGISNPNITWYTAETFDVGLDFEGWEGLFGLTVDYFNRKREGLLAQRSGGIPTVVGAALPEENLNSDMTYGYDLEIRHRNTLGDFYYDLTGIVSYTRIRAMYVERGTYGSSWSNWKDNQDNRNQNLWWGYEGDGRYESWEEIWSSPVYIGRGTLPGDYRYEDWNGDGEINGLDSHPFQLSSTPWLNFSLIGNIAFKGFDLNFLFQGSALSNVQYLEQLHQPLWGNSESAAMVQFMDRWHPADPKADPYDPATEWVPGYYAYTGTLSDINSSFNAVNGAYLRLKSIELGYSLPAETVKRLGMSSARIYVNGYNLFTFTEVKYIDPEHPNDLWGYLYPLNKTVSAGINVTF, from the coding sequence ATGGAAAAACAAAGGTGTCTCACACTAGCCGCGTTCATGGTATTTATGCAGGTCAGTACCGGAGGTTACGGTCGGGAAATCACGCTGAACTGGGAAAATACCCTCATTAGAGAATCAAAAGCTGCTTCCCACCCCGGGGAACGTTTCCAGGAGACTGATGTCTCGGGTAACGTGACAAATGTCCTTGGGGAGCCGCTCCCCGGGGTAAATGTACTTGTAAAGGGTACGGAAACCGGCGTTTCGACCGATCAGGAGGGTCGTTTTTTGCTAGAAGATATTCCTGAAGACGCTATCCTGGTGTTCTCCTTCCTTGGGTATAAAACGCGTGAAATAGCGGTAGCCGGGCAAAAGGAGATTAAACTGACGCTGGAGGAAGATCTGCAATCCCTGGAAGAGGTCGTGGTAGTAGGTTACGGGACCCAGAAAAAAGCAACCCTTACCGGTTCGGTAGCTTCGATCAATAATGAAGAGATCACGACCACCAAAAATGAGAATGTTCAGAACATGCTTACCGGTAAGATTCCCGGAGTAAGAGTTGTTCAGCGGACAGCAGAGCCGGGCAGCTTCAATAATGCCTTCGATATCCGGGGAATGGGAACACCCCTGATCGTAATAGACGGCGTTCCGCGGACCATGGCGGATTTTCAACGTCTGAATGCAGACGACATTGATAATATTTCGGTTTTGAAAGATGCTTCGGCTGCAATTTACGGCGTGCGTTCAGCGAACGGTGTCGTGCTTATTACCACCAAACAGGGGGGCAACCGCAAAAGCACACTTAGCTATGACGGTGATTTCGTATGGCAGTTTCCGTCAGGCCTACCCGAAACGGTGGATATCTTCCAGTATATGACCCTGCGGAATGAGCAAGCCATGCATAATATAAACGGCGGATCGCCTGTTTTCAGTGACGAGGAGTTTGAAGCCTATCGCAGCGGGGAAAAACAAAGTACTGATTGGTATCCATTGGTATTCGCCAACTTCGCTCCCCAAACCACACACAACCTTAGCGCATCCGGAGGAAATGAAGACATACAGTACTATGTAGGCGCCGGCTATATGAACCAGGGAAGTTTCTTCCAATCTGATGATCTGAATTACACTAGATATAATCTCCGGTCGAATATTACCGCGAAAATTGCCAAGCGTTTTACCTTGGAAGGTGGCATTAACCTGATTACGGAAACGCAAAATCGTCCATATCAGGATTCCTGGTGGATCATTCGCGGTTTTTGGCGACAGGGTCCACAAATTCCGGCCTATGCCAATAATGATCCCAGCAGGTTGTATCACGGGTTGATAGAAGGGGATAACCCGCTTTCCTTCATGGATAAAGACGTTGTGGGTTACCGGAAATTCACGAATAGCTGGATACAGCCTACGCTTGGTCTGCGGTACGATATTCCCGGGGTAGAAGGACTCTACGTCCGAAGTCTGTTCAGCTATGACTACAGCATGGATAACAGGTCCTATTTTCAGCAGGAATACGAGCAATACAGGTACGATGAAACTACTGATACGTACACCACATTTACGAGACAGTCTCCTAACAGGATAGCCCGCGAGGCCTATTTTCGTTCCCAGCTTTTATCCCAGACATCGCTCAATTATTCGGGCACCTTTGATCAGCACGAGATCAGCGGGCTTTTAGTATGGGAAGCCCAGAAAAGGAAAGGGGATAACCTGATCGCCCAGCGGGATCTAGGGCTTCCGCTGCCTTACCTGTTTGCCGGAGTACCTCTGGGACAGGTTGCGCGGATGAACACTGGCGAGAATGACCTGTATGAAGATGCCAATATGGGCCTTGCCGGAAGGATCAATTATTCCTGGGCGGGCAAGTATCTGGCTGAATTCCTTTTCAGGTACGACGGATCTTCGAAATTTGCAAATACCTATCAGTGGGGTTTTTTCCCGGGCGCATCAGTAGGGTGGCGCATTTCTGAGGAAAGCTTTATAAAGGATGCGGCCGGCCTGGCATTCATTGATCAGTTAAAGGTCCGTGCATCCTATGGTCTTACCGGCGATGACGGGGCTTCTACTTATCAATGGATCGCCGGATATAATTACCCTTCCTCATCAAGCAGCCGGAATTTTACCGGAGGTTATGTGTTCGACGGTAACTTTATCGCCAGCGCCAACAGTACTGGCATCTCAAACCCCAATATTACCTGGTACACTGCCGAGACATTTGACGTTGGGCTCGATTTCGAAGGTTGGGAAGGCCTTTTCGGGTTAACGGTCGATTATTTCAACAGAAAAAGAGAAGGTCTGCTAGCTCAAAGAAGCGGCGGCATTCCCACAGTAGTGGGCGCAGCGCTTCCAGAGGAAAACCTGAACAGCGATATGACTTACGGTTATGATCTGGAGATACGGCACCGAAATACCCTGGGCGATTTTTATTATGACCTGACAGGCATTGTTTCCTACACACGTATAAGAGCCATGTACGTGGAAAGAGGAACTTACGGGAGCTCCTGGAGCAACTGGAAGGACAATCAGGACAACCGGAACCAAAACCTTTGGTGGGGGTACGAAGGCGATGGCAGGTACGAATCCTGGGAAGAGATCTGGTCGAGCCCTGTATATATAGGCCGCGGTACGCTCCCGGGCGATTACCGGTATGAAGACTGGAACGGCGACGGTGAAATAAACGGATTGGATAGTCACCCTTTCCAACTGAGTTCTACCCCCTGGCTTAATTTCAGCCTCATTGGCAATATTGCGTTCAAGGGGTTTGACCTTAATTTTCTTTTCCAGGGTTCCGCCTTATCCAATGTTCAGTATCTGGAGCAGCTTCATCAGCCGTTATGGGGTAATAGTGAATCGGCCGCTATGGTCCAGTTTATGGACCGGTGGCATCCGGCGGATCCCAAAGCCGATCCCTATGACCCTGCTACCGAATGGGTCCCTGGTTATTATGCCTATACCGGAACTCTGTCTGACATTAATTCATCGTTCAATGCGGTAAACGGCGCCTACCTGCGCCTGAAAAGCATTGAACTGGGCTATTCCCTACCGGCGGAAACGGTGAAGAGGCTTGGCATGAGCAGTGCGCGCATCTATGTCAATGGGTATAATCTGTTTACTTTCACGGAGGTGAAATATATAGATCCGGAACATCCAAACGATCTGTGGGGTTACCTCTATCCATTGAACAAAACGGTGTCGGCCGGAATAAATGTGACCTTTTAA
- a CDS encoding IS3 family transposase, translating into MITPSHRLSVRRQCELLELHRSGIYYTPVGEGEKNLALMRRMDERHLQYPTEGVLQLQDYFRDEGLQVNHKRIRRLMRKMGIRAQYPRRILTKLGKAEYIRPYLLRNLKIERPNQVWAVDITYIPMKKGFMYLAAIIDLHSRFVVAWSLSNSMTSEWVCSLVKEAVKRHGKPEIVNSDQGSQFTCREWISLLPQLGIKISMDGKGRAIDNVFIERLWRTVKYEYVYLNPALDGWELEQGLRAFFHRYNFYKSHQGIGRRKPASLYLTGKAA; encoded by the coding sequence ATGATCACACCTTCCCATCGATTGAGCGTGCGCCGGCAGTGTGAGTTGCTGGAACTTCACCGCAGCGGAATTTATTACACCCCGGTCGGAGAAGGAGAAAAAAACCTTGCGCTGATGCGGAGGATGGATGAGCGTCATTTGCAATACCCGACCGAAGGCGTGCTGCAATTGCAGGATTACTTTCGGGATGAGGGCCTCCAGGTGAATCACAAGCGGATCCGGCGGTTAATGCGCAAGATGGGCATCCGGGCGCAATATCCCCGGCGTATACTGACCAAATTGGGCAAGGCCGAATACATCCGGCCCTACCTGCTTCGGAACCTGAAGATCGAACGCCCTAATCAGGTGTGGGCTGTGGATATAACGTACATCCCAATGAAAAAGGGGTTCATGTACCTGGCCGCCATTATTGACCTGCATAGCCGCTTTGTGGTGGCCTGGAGCCTTTCCAACAGCATGACCTCCGAGTGGGTCTGTTCACTGGTAAAAGAAGCGGTGAAGCGGCACGGAAAACCGGAGATCGTTAATTCCGATCAAGGCAGCCAGTTTACCTGCCGGGAATGGATATCGCTTCTTCCGCAGCTGGGCATCAAGATCAGCATGGACGGCAAAGGAAGAGCGATTGACAACGTGTTCATTGAGCGGCTGTGGCGTACGGTAAAGTACGAATACGTGTACCTGAACCCGGCGCTGGACGGATGGGAACTGGAACAAGGACTTCGTGCCTTTTTCCACCGTTATAACTTTTATAAATCCCATCAAGGGATCGGACGAAGAAAACCAGCCAGTTTGTACCTGACGGGCAAAGCAGCATGA
- a CDS encoding FMN-dependent NADH-azoreductase encodes MKKILIINASPRNGKSHSRKLTELFVKTWVKRYPEDLFTYREVGLSSIPHITESWIASAFVKVEDRTEENQRPLEFSNVLVRELQAADIYVIGTPMYNWSIPSGLKAYIDQVMRIEILPIFRTNFSKS; translated from the coding sequence ATGAAAAAAATACTGATTATCAATGCAAGTCCGAGAAACGGAAAATCGCATAGCAGAAAGTTAACTGAATTATTCGTTAAAACCTGGGTAAAACGTTATCCGGAGGACCTTTTTACTTACCGTGAAGTTGGGTTAAGTTCTATCCCGCATATTACAGAAAGCTGGATTGCATCCGCATTTGTTAAAGTTGAAGATAGAACCGAAGAAAATCAAAGACCCCTGGAATTCAGCAACGTCCTTGTCAGGGAGTTGCAGGCTGCTGACATTTATGTTATCGGGACTCCGATGTATAACTGGTCAATTCCAAGCGGACTGAAAGCTTATATCGACCAAGTAATGAGGATTGAGATACTCCCCATTTTCAGGACCAATTTCTCTAAATCTTAA
- a CDS encoding TonB-dependent receptor, protein MNPSKLLLHIALLLIIPFTSSIAQQKPAATLRGTVTTSDGQPAAGVTLRLKDKNNGAATGENGEYRIAISEEGTYTVIASAVGRQTVEKTIRIDGPGTFRLDFVLSGNAEQLKEVVVLSGRDVNKIDRFAAKMPLTNLENPQIYNTVSSEVMKQQAIVNFDDAMRNVPGIVRTWESTGRGGDGASYFALRGFDAQPVLYNGLPGLTSGNLDPAGVEEIQVLKGPSGTLFGGSFYSYGGIINTITKKPYFTTGGEVAYQAGSFGLNRVTLDFNTPLGEQEKVAMRVNAAYHTENSFQDAGFKESFYVAPSLVYQVNDRLSLHLNAEILQEERALASIFFHSDRVSPLDFKNIAELNLNNELSFTSDELTIKNPRYNLQALAVYQLSSEWTSQTVVSQGRVRSDGIYSYIWDDDPGNEWFSQYFHNEDQVTNTLDIQQNFNGDFNIGGMRNRVVVGLEYFNRQVTDQGSGWAVGRKVTPWGDVAPPADTLETVPMTAASIDELLAGTGTTNSDIANSSYSAYFSNVLNVTPQLMAMVSLRADYFDSRGEKSAEDDDYDQFALSPKFGLVYQPVPDKVSLFANYMNAFINVAPRQVFDEEGNYLSTRSFKPEHANQLEFGVKAGLFSDRLFGTLSVYNIRVSDRVYPDPANTFNSVQGGTVRSQGFEIDIQAHPVEGLNLLAGYSYNDIETVDGNNTDFYSEPGRSPGARGRRISLISGLPIPSPAARSGISA, encoded by the coding sequence ATGAACCCTTCAAAACTTCTTCTACACATCGCCTTGTTGCTGATCATCCCCTTCACTTCTTCAATCGCCCAGCAGAAACCGGCGGCCACGCTTCGCGGGACCGTCACCACATCTGACGGCCAACCGGCTGCGGGGGTGACGCTCCGGTTGAAAGATAAAAATAACGGTGCGGCTACCGGCGAAAACGGAGAATACCGGATCGCGATTAGCGAAGAAGGAACCTATACCGTTATCGCCTCGGCAGTGGGCCGGCAAACTGTGGAAAAGACCATCAGGATAGACGGGCCGGGAACCTTCCGGCTTGATTTCGTACTGTCAGGAAATGCGGAGCAGTTGAAGGAAGTTGTAGTCCTTTCCGGCAGGGACGTCAACAAAATAGATCGTTTTGCCGCCAAAATGCCGCTTACCAATCTTGAAAACCCGCAGATATACAATACGGTTTCATCAGAGGTCATGAAACAGCAGGCAATCGTCAATTTCGACGACGCCATGAGGAACGTGCCCGGGATTGTGAGAACCTGGGAATCCACGGGCCGCGGAGGGGACGGAGCCTCCTACTTCGCATTAAGGGGCTTTGATGCACAGCCGGTATTGTATAACGGCTTGCCCGGCCTCACGAGCGGCAACCTGGACCCGGCTGGTGTTGAAGAGATCCAGGTACTTAAAGGCCCATCGGGTACGCTTTTCGGCGGCAGCTTTTACAGCTACGGCGGCATTATCAATACCATAACCAAGAAACCTTATTTCACTACCGGCGGCGAAGTGGCTTACCAGGCAGGGAGTTTTGGGTTGAACCGCGTAACCCTTGATTTTAATACGCCCCTGGGCGAGCAGGAAAAAGTGGCCATGCGCGTCAATGCCGCTTATCATACCGAGAACAGTTTCCAGGACGCGGGTTTTAAAGAATCATTTTATGTGGCCCCCTCGCTGGTTTACCAGGTAAACGACCGTCTGTCATTGCATTTGAACGCGGAGATCCTCCAGGAGGAAAGGGCCTTAGCGTCTATCTTTTTTCATTCGGACCGGGTAAGCCCGCTTGACTTCAAGAACATTGCCGAACTGAACCTCAATAATGAATTATCCTTTACCAGCGATGAGCTGACCATCAAAAACCCAAGGTATAACCTGCAGGCGCTGGCAGTTTACCAGTTGTCCTCTGAATGGACTTCCCAAACGGTCGTGTCCCAGGGAAGGGTCCGGTCTGACGGGATCTATTCCTATATCTGGGATGATGATCCGGGCAACGAGTGGTTCAGCCAGTATTTCCATAACGAAGACCAGGTAACCAATACCCTGGACATCCAGCAGAATTTTAACGGAGATTTTAATATCGGTGGAATGAGGAACCGCGTGGTGGTGGGGCTGGAATATTTCAACCGGCAGGTAACGGACCAGGGGTCGGGATGGGCAGTAGGCAGGAAAGTAACCCCCTGGGGTGATGTGGCGCCTCCCGCCGACACCCTGGAAACGGTACCCATGACAGCCGCTTCCATAGACGAACTCCTGGCCGGGACAGGTACCACCAACAGCGATATCGCGAACAGCTCATACAGCGCCTATTTTTCCAACGTGCTGAATGTTACTCCTCAGCTCATGGCAATGGTGAGCCTCAGGGCTGATTATTTTGATTCCCGCGGAGAAAAGAGCGCCGAAGATGATGATTACGACCAATTCGCGCTTTCGCCCAAATTCGGCCTGGTGTACCAGCCTGTTCCGGATAAGGTTTCCCTTTTTGCCAACTACATGAACGCCTTCATTAACGTGGCTCCCCGGCAGGTCTTTGATGAAGAAGGCAATTACCTGAGTACCCGGTCGTTCAAACCCGAACATGCCAATCAGCTGGAGTTCGGCGTAAAGGCCGGCCTGTTTTCGGACCGGTTATTCGGTACCCTTTCCGTGTACAATATCAGGGTGAGCGACCGCGTTTACCCCGACCCCGCAAATACCTTTAATTCCGTTCAGGGCGGAACCGTCAGAAGCCAGGGTTTCGAAATAGATATCCAGGCACATCCGGTAGAGGGCCTGAACCTGCTCGCCGGCTACAGTTACAACGATATAGAGACCGTGGACGGCAACAATACCGATTTTTATTCCGAACCGGGCCGGAGCCCGGGGGCCAGGGGCCGCAGAATCTCGCTAATTTCTGGGCTACCTATACCTTCACCCGCGGCCCGGTCAGGAATTTCGGCATAG
- a CDS encoding transposase has product MKGKRRKFSSAFKAKVALEALKEKETLAELAQRFEVHAVMISKWKQEFLEKSAHVFDKEADQEEQVDPDRLYAKIGQLELENDFLKKSLKKLH; this is encoded by the coding sequence ATGAAAGGAAAACGTAGAAAATTCAGTTCGGCCTTCAAGGCCAAAGTGGCGCTGGAAGCGCTGAAGGAAAAGGAAACGCTGGCAGAATTGGCTCAGCGGTTCGAAGTTCACGCGGTAATGATCAGCAAGTGGAAACAGGAGTTTCTGGAAAAGTCCGCTCACGTGTTTGACAAAGAGGCGGATCAAGAAGAACAGGTGGATCCCGACCGGCTGTATGCTAAGATCGGCCAACTGGAGCTGGAAAATGACTTTTTAAAAAAAAGCTTGAAAAAGCTCCATTAA
- a CDS encoding Crp/Fnr family transcriptional regulator encodes MKNRLIHNIQSIISLTALEVELLSSFWKEKKLLKNEFLFRNGETCHYDSFVISGSLKAFYIHPDTGKEEILFFAIEDWWATDLDSFANKTPSIYNIQALEDSVLLQVHFDSLEKLLGQIPKLERYFRLILQGYITSIQKRIIQFNALTAEERYIDFTRKYPDIVRKVPQYLIASYLGITPEFLSRIRAKRSSAIS; translated from the coding sequence GTGAAAAACAGGTTAATTCATAACATTCAGTCGATCATAAGTTTAACCGCCCTGGAGGTAGAATTGCTGAGTTCTTTCTGGAAAGAAAAAAAACTGCTAAAAAATGAGTTTCTGTTTAGAAATGGAGAGACTTGCCATTACGACAGTTTTGTAATATCAGGAAGCTTAAAGGCTTTTTATATTCATCCGGACACGGGAAAAGAGGAAATATTATTTTTTGCGATTGAAGACTGGTGGGCTACGGATTTGGATAGTTTTGCTAATAAAACTCCGTCAATTTATAATATTCAGGCGCTCGAAGATTCTGTTTTGCTGCAGGTCCATTTCGATTCTTTAGAGAAATTATTGGGCCAGATTCCTAAGTTGGAAAGATATTTCAGATTGATCCTGCAAGGATATATTACATCCATTCAAAAGAGGATCATTCAGTTTAACGCACTGACTGCTGAAGAAAGGTATATTGATTTCACCAGAAAGTACCCGGATATTGTCCGAAAAGTTCCTCAATACCTTATCGCTTCATATTTAGGGATAACTCCCGAATTTTTAAGCAGGATAAGGGCTAAAAGATCTTCTGCTATTTCTTAA
- a CDS encoding YdeI/OmpD-associated family protein: MTSSDKWQEELGLLHSIMQKTGLVETTKWGGPVYTHKGKNILSYGGFKNHIALVFFQGVFLKDPYKVLQSAQDGKTKAMRQWRFTSAGQIDEKRILEYVKEAIRNAEEGKQHKPEKSEPISMPEQLKDALTQDKTLKSAFEALAPYQQRLYMEHIAGAKQESTKHSRLEKIKPMILQGVGLHDKYKNS, from the coding sequence ATGACTTCATCTGACAAATGGCAGGAAGAGCTGGGCCTCTTGCACTCCATTATGCAAAAAACCGGGCTGGTGGAGACCACTAAATGGGGCGGGCCGGTGTATACCCATAAAGGCAAGAATATACTGAGTTATGGCGGGTTCAAAAATCATATTGCGCTGGTATTCTTCCAGGGAGTTTTTTTAAAAGACCCCTATAAGGTCCTTCAGAGCGCCCAGGATGGGAAAACCAAAGCCATGCGGCAGTGGCGATTTACTTCCGCCGGCCAGATCGACGAAAAACGGATCCTGGAATACGTTAAAGAGGCTATCAGGAATGCGGAGGAAGGAAAGCAGCATAAGCCGGAGAAATCCGAACCCATCTCCATGCCGGAGCAATTGAAGGACGCGCTCACGCAGGATAAGACCTTGAAATCGGCTTTTGAAGCGCTGGCCCCGTATCAGCAACGGCTGTACATGGAACACATCGCCGGCGCCAAACAGGAATCCACGAAGCATTCCAGGCTGGAAAAGATAAAGCCCATGATTTTGCAGGGCGTAGGCTTGCATGACAAATACAAGAATTCTTAG
- a CDS encoding NAD(P)H-dependent oxidoreductase translates to MNETWKFRSGQPDGNYVGLLKNKKLYILSSRGDSGYGEGEPNVHMNFQTTYLKTVFNIMGVQDIKTVSLDNEEYGGEHFAKSQREIYAQIANMK, encoded by the coding sequence ATCAACGAAACCTGGAAGTTCAGGTCAGGGCAACCTGATGGAAACTACGTTGGTTTACTGAAAAATAAAAAGCTATATATTTTATCAAGCCGGGGAGACAGCGGATACGGTGAAGGAGAGCCCAATGTTCATATGAATTTTCAAACCACGTATTTGAAAACAGTTTTTAATATTATGGGCGTGCAGGATATAAAGACGGTTTCCCTTGACAATGAAGAATACGGAGGCGAACACTTTGCAAAATCGCAACGTGAAATTTATGCTCAGATCGCGAATATGAAGTGA